In a single window of the Tellurirhabdus bombi genome:
- a CDS encoding polysaccharide biosynthesis/export family protein, whose amino-acid sequence MKSIYTNFWKTLFLALFFSHFIYSLSFAQDKKGKKSKDLVTYFQILEARDSVQSSVNVPVFRLQPGTEISITVSSLNKEADLVFNPVLAVRSSREEVTQIPGYVLDTEGQIDFPMLGKVKLMNMTTQEASELIKEPLRKHLSDPFVTVRVLNFQVSVLGEVNKPTVLNIHRSRLTVPEAISMAGDLTIYGKRESVLVIREADGKREFGRIDLHDRSLFSSPYYYLKPNDVIYVEPQKSKKLLAGKLFPWLPTILSGLSLIGIVTANVLR is encoded by the coding sequence ATGAAGTCTATTTATACGAACTTTTGGAAGACTCTATTTTTAGCTCTATTTTTTAGTCACTTCATCTATAGTTTAAGTTTCGCGCAGGATAAGAAAGGCAAAAAAAGTAAAGATTTAGTAACTTACTTTCAGATACTTGAGGCGAGAGACAGTGTACAGTCGTCCGTCAACGTTCCGGTCTTCCGGCTCCAGCCAGGAACGGAGATTAGCATTACGGTATCAAGCTTAAACAAAGAAGCCGATCTAGTTTTCAATCCTGTATTGGCGGTAAGAAGTAGCCGCGAAGAAGTAACCCAGATTCCGGGCTACGTACTGGATACAGAAGGGCAAATTGATTTTCCGATGTTGGGAAAAGTAAAGCTGATGAATATGACCACGCAGGAGGCTTCCGAATTGATTAAAGAACCCTTAAGAAAGCACTTGAGTGATCCTTTTGTGACTGTACGAGTATTAAACTTTCAGGTTTCTGTTTTGGGCGAAGTAAATAAGCCAACTGTATTAAATATTCATCGAAGCCGTTTGACGGTGCCCGAAGCCATCAGCATGGCTGGCGATTTAACAATCTATGGCAAGCGCGAATCGGTATTGGTTATCCGTGAAGCTGACGGGAAGCGGGAATTTGGACGTATAGACCTGCACGATCGCAGTTTGTTTAGCTCGCCATATTATTATTTAAAGCCCAATGACGTGATTTATGTCGAGCCGCAGAAATCCAAGAAGTTACTGGCTGGAAAACTATTTCCTTGGCTACCAACTATTTTGAGTGGTCTCTCGCTGATTGGTATTGTAACAGCCAATGTTTTGCGATAA
- a CDS encoding GumC family protein has product MSSANSKTSDFGNEAVKEYYKFLLIRYYKNWYWFAISLAVCTAVAYLYLRYTQPTYSVQSSVLIKDEQAGSAKENILQELDMFSPKKVVENEMEILKSRALTEKVVDELGFDVSYMVEGRLRDQEIFIDNALRIYVVKANDIAFQKPFEILINKNQVVLEGVSYPYGKVVKTPYGLLQFQKRSANIAHPNITVKINHKDDVVNDLVTSLKISQPRRFSSILVLTQETTLPEKGVAYLNRLVHFYDLASLEDKNKVASNTLRFVDDRLKIIAKELTNVEQNIETYKTSSGIVDLSAESTVFLEKVKDSDTQLNQVAIQLGALQELEKYVQSKPTKGSIVPATIGLEDPTLLGLIKQAVELELQREKIIKTLPETSSAVETIDNQLRITKANISDNATSLKKALLNAQRKFQSSNAKLEAFIRSVPTKERKLLDISRQQSIKGGLYTYLLQKREETALSYASTVSDLRVVDPPKANSTPVRPIRRLVFFITLTLGLLIPTFFIWLTDFFNSKIARKGQIEEITKVPIIGEVVQANVSSPLEVSATSRSVLSEQIRALRTNIQFLNTDNESSQTILVTSSISGEGKSFISLNLAASLAITDRKVILLELDLRKPKLHKYLNISTAKGVSNYLANQATLDEIVLPVEGYPNLYFIPCGPTPPNPSELFSTERMKRLFNDLKESFDFIIADTPPIGLVSDALILAKYSNMTLYIIRHMYTQKAYLKNIATHYSEKRFNNMGLLINGIIPKKDYEYNYGYGGDYGYGYSYTSEYGYSEDKVTKSKKPWYTKITNLW; this is encoded by the coding sequence ATGAGTTCTGCCAATTCAAAGACATCTGATTTTGGAAACGAAGCGGTTAAGGAATACTATAAATTTCTATTAATCCGCTATTATAAGAATTGGTATTGGTTTGCTATATCATTAGCAGTCTGTACTGCAGTTGCCTACCTATATCTACGCTATACCCAGCCTACATATAGTGTTCAGTCTAGCGTTTTAATAAAAGACGAACAGGCAGGTTCAGCAAAAGAAAATATACTACAGGAGTTGGATATGTTTTCTCCAAAAAAGGTGGTAGAAAACGAAATGGAAATTTTAAAGTCTCGGGCACTAACAGAAAAGGTGGTTGATGAATTAGGATTCGACGTAAGCTATATGGTTGAAGGACGCCTGCGGGATCAAGAGATTTTTATTGATAATGCCTTGCGGATTTACGTAGTAAAAGCTAATGACATAGCTTTTCAAAAGCCTTTCGAGATTTTGATCAATAAAAACCAGGTCGTACTTGAAGGTGTCAGCTACCCATATGGTAAAGTAGTAAAAACTCCCTATGGCTTATTACAATTCCAAAAGCGGTCTGCAAATATTGCCCATCCAAATATTACGGTTAAAATTAATCATAAAGATGATGTTGTTAATGATTTAGTAACCAGTCTGAAAATTTCGCAGCCGCGTCGTTTCTCATCTATTCTAGTCTTAACTCAGGAAACAACTTTGCCCGAAAAGGGGGTTGCCTATCTTAATCGGCTCGTTCATTTTTATGATTTAGCATCCTTAGAAGATAAGAATAAAGTAGCTTCAAATACATTGCGATTTGTTGATGATCGCTTGAAAATTATTGCTAAAGAATTAACCAATGTTGAGCAAAACATAGAAACTTACAAAACTTCATCGGGTATTGTAGATCTAAGTGCGGAATCAACAGTATTTCTTGAAAAGGTAAAAGATAGCGACACTCAATTAAATCAGGTTGCAATTCAGCTTGGTGCTCTACAGGAATTAGAGAAGTATGTGCAAAGTAAGCCTACCAAAGGAAGTATAGTTCCTGCTACGATTGGGTTAGAAGATCCTACTTTATTAGGCCTGATTAAACAAGCCGTTGAATTAGAGTTACAAAGGGAAAAGATAATTAAAACTTTGCCTGAGACAAGTTCGGCTGTTGAAACAATTGATAACCAATTACGAATTACTAAAGCAAATATCTCAGACAATGCAACTTCGTTAAAAAAGGCATTATTAAATGCGCAGCGTAAGTTTCAATCGTCGAATGCGAAATTAGAAGCTTTTATTAGATCTGTTCCGACAAAAGAAAGAAAATTGCTTGATATTTCACGTCAACAAAGCATAAAGGGCGGGTTATATACATATTTATTGCAAAAACGGGAAGAGACTGCTTTGTCTTATGCTTCAACAGTGTCAGATTTAAGAGTAGTTGATCCACCAAAAGCTAATTCAACACCAGTTAGACCAATTCGTCGACTTGTATTTTTTATTACGCTTACTTTAGGCCTTCTAATTCCTACGTTTTTCATCTGGTTAACTGATTTCTTTAATAGTAAAATCGCCCGGAAAGGACAGATAGAAGAGATTACTAAGGTTCCAATTATTGGGGAAGTAGTGCAAGCTAATGTAAGCTCACCGCTCGAAGTAAGTGCAACGAGTCGTTCTGTACTTTCAGAACAAATTCGTGCTCTACGAACTAACATTCAATTTCTTAATACTGATAATGAAAGTAGTCAAACTATATTAGTAACATCTAGTATTAGTGGTGAAGGGAAATCGTTTATTTCTCTTAATCTAGCAGCTAGTTTAGCTATTACTGATCGAAAAGTAATTTTGTTAGAGTTAGACTTGCGAAAACCAAAATTGCATAAGTATTTGAATATTTCTACGGCTAAAGGCGTTTCTAATTATCTAGCAAACCAAGCGACGTTAGACGAAATTGTACTTCCTGTTGAAGGATATCCCAATTTATATTTTATTCCTTGTGGACCTACGCCGCCTAACCCCTCTGAATTATTCAGTACAGAAAGGATGAAACGATTGTTCAATGACTTGAAAGAAAGTTTTGACTTTATTATAGCTGATACTCCTCCTATAGGTTTAGTAAGTGATGCTTTAATACTAGCTAAATACTCTAATATGACGTTGTATATCATACGACATATGTATACGCAAAAGGCTTATCTTAAAAACATTGCTACTCATTATTCGGAAAAGCGTTTTAATAATATGGGATTATTAATAAATGGAATTATTCCGAAAAAAGATTACGAATATAATTATGGCTATGGTGGAGACTATGGCTACGGGTATTCTTATACGAGTGAATATGGATATTCAGAGGATAAAGTAACCAAGAGTAAAAAACCTTGGTATACTAAAATAACAAATTTATGGTGA
- a CDS encoding glycosyltransferase family 4 protein, whose product MKEPAPINVIIINSHPIQYFAPLYQYIAKDSFIKLNVYYCSNYGLNAELDKLFGVNVKWDLSLLDGYSYKILKNNSTNPSIYSFWGLLNLEIIYQLWKAPKSVIWIHGWAHATNWLAIFFSKVFGHTVCLRGESPLCHEWSKSKLSRLRRKLIFKSVLFPLVDRFFYIGKQNKAFYEYFGVKDQKLIWMPYAVNNDFFREQYLINYPKRDEIRRRLGINLNDRVILYSGKYTNKKRPIDLLKAYHLIKPSNVSLIFMGEGDMRKELESYIKENQLQNVYLTGFINQSEIANFYSIANVYVMCSGVGETWGLSTNEAMNFKLPIVLSDQVGCAEDLLEEGHNGFLYQAGDVVQLSLILEKLLSKNTEEISEMGDKSSKKVGIYSYGTILSVIKDTFLK is encoded by the coding sequence ATGAAGGAACCTGCGCCTATCAATGTTATTATTATTAATAGTCATCCAATTCAATACTTTGCCCCTTTATATCAGTATATAGCAAAAGATAGCTTTATTAAATTAAACGTTTATTACTGCTCTAATTATGGTTTGAATGCTGAGCTGGATAAATTATTTGGAGTAAATGTAAAATGGGACTTATCGCTATTAGATGGATATTCTTATAAAATTTTAAAAAATAATTCTACCAATCCATCAATATATTCCTTCTGGGGCTTATTGAATTTAGAAATTATCTATCAGTTATGGAAAGCGCCAAAAAGTGTTATATGGATTCACGGATGGGCACATGCAACAAATTGGTTAGCTATTTTTTTTTCGAAAGTATTTGGCCATACGGTATGTTTACGAGGCGAAAGTCCATTATGCCATGAATGGTCTAAAAGTAAACTCTCAAGATTAAGAAGAAAATTGATATTTAAGAGTGTTCTTTTTCCACTAGTTGATCGTTTTTTTTATATTGGTAAGCAAAATAAGGCCTTCTACGAATATTTTGGAGTCAAAGATCAAAAGCTTATTTGGATGCCTTATGCAGTAAATAATGATTTTTTTAGAGAGCAGTACCTAATCAATTATCCTAAAAGAGACGAAATTCGTAGAAGGCTTGGTATTAATCTAAATGATCGAGTTATCCTTTATTCAGGAAAATATACTAATAAAAAACGGCCAATAGATTTATTAAAAGCCTATCATTTGATAAAGCCTTCCAATGTTAGCTTGATATTTATGGGGGAAGGAGATATGCGAAAAGAGTTAGAAAGCTATATTAAAGAAAACCAATTGCAAAATGTTTATCTAACAGGTTTTATTAATCAGTCGGAAATTGCAAATTTTTATTCTATTGCAAATGTTTATGTAATGTGCTCAGGAGTTGGAGAAACTTGGGGTCTGTCTACTAATGAGGCAATGAATTTTAAACTTCCTATTGTATTATCTGATCAAGTTGGCTGCGCAGAAGATCTTTTAGAAGAAGGTCATAATGGTTTTTTATACCAAGCAGGAGATGTCGTTCAATTGAGCTTAATCTTGGAAAAATTATTATCAAAAAATACAGAAGAAATATCTGAAATGGGAGATAAATCTTCTAAAAAAGTAGGTATATATAGTTATGGGACTATCCTCTCTGTAATTAAAGATACCTTCTTAAAATAA
- a CDS encoding CgeB family protein, whose product MKVLLVGYSANYSLEASYYRAFTKIGVITEYFNIYNHLQPYIKFGKVGSLFNQFIPVDIWQRKVNRELALYIKETKPDLVLVFCNAPVLYSTLAFVKSVCQTKFILIWPDPLTNLQAHVHQSAQLYDGVATYSKNSVPIFEKLGFLNVNWLPLAADPELHNISSIPQKKVNDLIFIGALRPEREETLAYIGNNFPNIKMIILGSDWHRNKSDVLKKSIQKRQVVGKEYSLMLNQSKINLNIIDNTCFPAANMRFFEIPISSGLQLASVCPEFDDEFQDELSVLYYNNKENLLSRIEWILTNSSTANNIIRESYQLVKNKHTYLERVNKLVSIWAS is encoded by the coding sequence ATGAAAGTATTATTAGTAGGTTATAGCGCTAATTACTCACTTGAGGCCTCGTATTATAGAGCTTTCACAAAGATTGGTGTAATAACAGAATATTTTAATATTTATAATCATTTACAACCTTACATAAAATTTGGAAAAGTAGGTTCATTATTTAATCAATTTATACCTGTAGATATTTGGCAACGAAAAGTTAACCGTGAGTTAGCCCTTTATATTAAAGAGACAAAACCAGATTTAGTTTTAGTTTTCTGCAATGCACCTGTTTTATATAGTACACTTGCATTTGTCAAATCAGTATGTCAAACTAAGTTTATTTTAATATGGCCGGATCCATTGACTAACTTACAAGCCCATGTTCATCAGTCAGCACAACTTTACGATGGAGTTGCAACATATAGTAAAAATTCAGTGCCTATTTTTGAAAAATTAGGTTTTTTGAATGTGAACTGGCTACCACTTGCTGCGGACCCAGAGCTACATAATATATCATCTATACCTCAAAAAAAAGTAAACGATTTAATATTTATTGGTGCATTAAGGCCTGAGCGAGAAGAAACGTTAGCTTATATTGGGAATAACTTCCCCAATATAAAGATGATAATATTGGGAAGCGACTGGCACAGAAATAAGAGCGATGTATTAAAAAAAAGTATTCAAAAAAGGCAAGTTGTAGGTAAAGAATACTCGCTAATGCTTAATCAAAGCAAAATAAATCTAAACATTATTGATAATACTTGCTTTCCAGCTGCTAATATGCGGTTTTTTGAAATACCAATTTCGAGTGGATTGCAACTAGCAAGCGTTTGTCCTGAATTTGATGATGAGTTTCAAGACGAACTGTCGGTTTTATACTACAACAATAAAGAAAATCTGTTGAGTCGAATTGAATGGATTCTAACAAATTCTTCTACAGCCAATAATATTATTAGGGAAAGTTATCAGTTAGTAAAAAATAAGCATACCTATCTTGAAAGAGTAAATAAATTGGTGTCAATTTGGGCATCTTAA
- a CDS encoding glycosyltransferase family 4 protein: MKRFVSRIDKEIICPKNISTNIHLAIIARLNLKSHYELNEEFDKWAAKSIKQNPDLYKIIIGWSGMSLNTIRQAKLDNKITIIERGSSHIRYQNEILIDEYKRYGLNFSIDAKTIDKEEAEYSEADFITIPSQFVKQTFLENSIPEAKLIHIPYGVSLYFNKENLDIKNNKRFKILYLGTLSIRKGLVYLFEAIKLLTLKETEYEVWFIGNVSKEIEPFLEKNIKNNWKIFGHVNHYKLADYIVQCDIGIQPSIEEGLSMVIPQMLGCGVPVIATYNTGAGDFIKNGVNGYIIPIRSSRAISDHITLLYENKILLNELKQHASLLQKEYSWDDYGTSYGSILNSLL; encoded by the coding sequence ATGAAACGTTTTGTCTCTCGTATTGATAAAGAAATAATTTGCCCTAAAAATATATCAACAAATATTCATTTAGCTATTATAGCACGATTAAACTTAAAATCTCATTATGAGCTTAATGAAGAATTTGACAAATGGGCTGCAAAAAGTATAAAGCAGAATCCTGACTTATATAAAATAATTATTGGTTGGAGTGGAATGTCGCTAAATACAATACGTCAAGCAAAACTAGATAATAAAATAACAATAATAGAACGAGGATCTAGTCACATAAGATATCAAAATGAAATACTAATTGACGAATATAAACGCTATGGACTCAATTTCAGTATTGATGCAAAAACAATAGATAAAGAGGAAGCAGAGTATTCTGAAGCAGATTTTATTACTATTCCCTCGCAATTTGTAAAGCAAACATTTTTAGAGAATTCAATACCAGAAGCAAAGTTAATTCATATTCCATATGGGGTTAGTTTGTATTTTAACAAAGAAAATTTGGATATCAAAAATAATAAAAGATTCAAAATACTTTATTTGGGCACTCTTAGTATAAGAAAAGGATTAGTATATCTATTTGAAGCTATTAAACTTTTAACGCTAAAAGAAACAGAATATGAAGTTTGGTTTATTGGAAATGTTTCCAAAGAAATTGAGCCTTTCTTAGAAAAAAATATTAAAAACAATTGGAAAATATTTGGTCATGTTAATCACTATAAATTAGCTGACTATATAGTGCAATGTGATATAGGTATACAGCCGTCAATAGAAGAAGGCTTATCTATGGTTATTCCGCAAATGCTTGGCTGTGGAGTTCCAGTTATTGCGACCTATAATACGGGTGCTGGAGATTTTATTAAAAATGGTGTTAATGGATATATTATTCCAATTAGATCTTCAAGAGCAATATCCGATCATATTACTTTGCTATACGAAAATAAAATACTTTTAAATGAATTAAAGCAACATGCTTCACTTTTACAAAAAGAATATAGTTGGGATGACTATGGAACAAGTTATGGCTCAATATTAAACAGTCTACTCTAA
- a CDS encoding lipopolysaccharide biosynthesis protein: MGFKNKVISKLNLLSDWKNISFLGSGHILSALLTLLYGKLISIYILPNDLGVYNLELTGMLLFYSVVINPIIQSYMKELQVANQDKVVHYYSTFLLKIYLFILIASLIYSFCFNHRLYVVLIVLSGISQSSFMFLNSYLNLSFKYKSIAFIQAINPFINLVILNVLIVFFAANSVLLWTNYIFLYFILTLLVLFRLYKLKLLGDINLGKVSKIDKIIMFKSLYKYVRPLLVYTIFGWIVNYADRYIIDYYLNKTEVGYYATGYGLGAKIAIVAAPFNQYLMPIVYKYRKDKVLSSKVNVIIYKYMLLFFVLSLPLCIFLFIFYNQIGILLLSQLYNKSFYIIPVIALAYVFSHTCQFMEVKFYSYGATKYIFYGMLFNFLINLPFNIMLVPSFGMIGAAYATLAGYFVQFCVILYLFNFKYIEIR; this comes from the coding sequence ATGGGTTTTAAAAATAAAGTTATTAGTAAGTTAAATTTATTAAGTGACTGGAAGAATATAAGTTTTTTAGGTAGTGGACATATCTTAAGTGCACTTTTAACATTACTGTATGGAAAACTCATTTCTATATATATATTACCAAATGATCTAGGTGTATATAATCTTGAATTAACTGGTATGTTACTCTTTTATAGCGTCGTTATAAATCCAATTATACAAAGCTATATGAAGGAGTTGCAAGTTGCCAATCAGGACAAAGTAGTACATTATTATAGTACATTCTTGCTAAAAATATATTTGTTTATTTTAATAGCATCTCTAATATACTCTTTTTGTTTTAATCATAGGCTTTATGTGGTATTGATTGTTCTTAGTGGTATAAGCCAAAGCTCTTTTATGTTCTTAAACTCATATCTAAATTTGTCTTTTAAATATAAAAGTATTGCTTTTATTCAAGCCATAAATCCCTTTATCAATTTAGTTATATTAAATGTTTTAATTGTTTTTTTTGCTGCAAACTCAGTTTTACTGTGGACTAATTATATATTTCTTTATTTTATTTTAACATTATTAGTTCTATTTCGTTTATATAAATTAAAATTACTTGGCGATATTAATTTAGGTAAAGTAAGTAAGATAGATAAAATAATTATGTTTAAAAGCCTTTACAAGTATGTAAGGCCATTACTGGTTTACACAATTTTTGGATGGATAGTTAACTATGCGGATAGATATATAATTGACTATTATTTAAATAAGACAGAAGTAGGATACTATGCTACTGGTTATGGGCTAGGGGCTAAAATAGCCATTGTTGCTGCGCCTTTTAATCAATATTTGATGCCTATCGTTTATAAATATAGAAAAGATAAAGTATTATCCAGTAAGGTAAACGTAATTATATATAAGTACATGTTATTGTTTTTTGTTCTTTCATTACCATTATGTATATTTCTATTTATATTCTATAACCAAATTGGTATTTTACTACTATCTCAACTGTATAATAAATCTTTTTATATTATTCCTGTAATTGCTTTAGCCTATGTCTTTTCACATACATGTCAATTTATGGAAGTTAAGTTTTATTCTTATGGTGCTACTAAATATATTTTTTATGGAATGCTTTTTAACTTTTTAATAAACTTACCATTTAATATAATGTTAGTACCATCCTTTGGTATGATAGGAGCTGCTTATGCTACCTTAGCAGGTTATTTTGTTCAATTTTGCGTGATTTTATATCTGTTTAATTTTAAATATATTGAAATTAGATAA
- a CDS encoding glycosyltransferase family 4 protein, whose translation MKKTVLIYRKDRANFKSIEKVFDAITQELLLDKVKLPQHSTSILNVLKNIFFLRNVESDIIHITGDAHYSILCLPKYKKVVLTIHDCVLLHRLSKYTLKYWVYYFFWYKLPMIRADVITTISEKTKQDLLKISEKITDKIKIIYNPIDNEFDKIEKGFNTAYPILLQVGTGFNKNLENIIHAIASIKCKLIIVGKLCRSQEQLLNQFHIDYDNFFDIDKSILIEKYIESDIVLFASTYEGFGLPILEAQSIGRVLITSKISPMIEIAGEGAYFVDPFDPNSIRKAILELLNNDSLREKLITHGYSNLIRFELSSIAQQYAAIYNYI comes from the coding sequence ATGAAAAAGACGGTATTAATATATAGAAAAGATAGAGCTAATTTTAAGAGCATTGAAAAGGTTTTTGACGCAATAACCCAAGAGTTATTATTAGATAAAGTGAAATTGCCTCAGCATTCAACAAGCATACTTAATGTTCTAAAGAATATTTTTTTTCTAAGAAACGTTGAAAGTGATATCATTCATATAACAGGTGATGCTCATTATTCAATTTTGTGCCTGCCTAAGTATAAAAAGGTAGTATTAACAATACATGATTGCGTTCTCTTGCACAGGTTATCAAAATATACGCTAAAATATTGGGTGTATTATTTCTTTTGGTACAAGCTACCGATGATTAGAGCTGATGTTATAACTACTATATCTGAGAAAACAAAACAGGACCTTTTGAAGATAAGTGAAAAAATAACCGATAAAATTAAAATAATATACAATCCTATAGATAACGAATTTGATAAAATAGAAAAAGGATTCAATACAGCTTATCCGATATTACTTCAAGTTGGTACAGGATTTAATAAAAACTTAGAAAATATTATTCACGCTATTGCTAGTATTAAATGTAAACTTATTATTGTCGGCAAATTATGCCGATCTCAAGAGCAATTATTAAATCAATTTCATATAGACTATGATAATTTTTTTGATATAGACAAATCTATTTTAATAGAAAAATATATAGAATCAGATATTGTTTTATTTGCCTCAACCTATGAAGGATTTGGGTTGCCGATTTTAGAGGCTCAGTCTATTGGTAGGGTATTAATAACTAGCAAAATAAGCCCAATGATAGAAATTGCTGGTGAAGGTGCTTATTTTGTTGATCCATTTGATCCTAATTCTATTCGAAAGGCTATACTAGAACTTTTGAATAATGATTCTTTAAGAGAAAAATTAATAACACATGGGTACAGTAATCTTATTAGGTTTGAATTAAGTTCGATTGCTCAACAATATGCAGCTATTTATAACTATATTTAG